From a region of the Rhodococcus sp. 4CII genome:
- a CDS encoding XRE family transcriptional regulator encodes MDDEIGVALKRARLDKKMSLRQVAEQLNISTSLLSQVENGKTQPSVKTLFGLATVLEVSLDEIVTGRSLGIQLPQDRDAAAGIQRSADNPVLEMENGVTWQRLATGGRTDIEPLYVTYQAGASSSVDGKLMRHAGAEFAYILEGVLRLKLDFDEHELGPGDSFCFDSSRPHLFYNPGTIATRGVWFVFDNAPAAPDVNSLLDALRPTNGTGKSRTHLPLFGQPAS; translated from the coding sequence GTGGATGATGAAATCGGCGTCGCTTTGAAACGGGCGCGCCTGGACAAGAAGATGTCCCTGCGTCAGGTCGCTGAGCAGCTCAACATCTCCACCAGCCTGCTCTCGCAGGTGGAGAACGGTAAGACGCAGCCGTCCGTGAAGACACTCTTCGGGCTCGCGACTGTCCTCGAGGTGTCCCTCGATGAAATCGTCACCGGTCGCAGTCTCGGCATTCAGCTTCCGCAGGACCGCGATGCCGCGGCGGGGATTCAGCGCTCCGCCGACAACCCCGTCCTCGAAATGGAGAACGGGGTCACCTGGCAGCGGCTCGCCACCGGTGGTCGCACCGACATCGAACCGCTCTACGTCACCTATCAGGCAGGCGCGTCCAGTTCGGTCGACGGCAAGCTGATGCGCCACGCCGGAGCCGAGTTCGCCTACATCCTCGAGGGTGTACTGCGGCTGAAACTCGACTTCGACGAGCACGAACTCGGACCCGGGGACTCGTTCTGCTTCGACTCGAGCCGGCCGCACCTGTTCTACAACCCGGGGACGATAGCGACGCGCGGCGTCTGGTTCGTCTTCGACAACGCGCCAGCCGCACCCGACGTGAACTCGTTGCTCGATGCGCTCCGACCCACCAACGGGACCGGAAAGAGCCGCACCCACCTGCCGCTGTTCGGACAACCGGCCTCATAA
- a CDS encoding cupin domain-containing protein translates to MTTTEHKPAVTNGAFRTPSPGREVRYKTGADAEKAAYVLAEASQTNQKLSVALHELEPGEKSGNHMHTLEDEGFFVLEGTVTFFMPHDDLVIEAGPREFVWHPVGRAHSFQAGDQPAKLLQFIVPGKDLVPEFFEAEAGVDTSTSEQLSALAEKSFRELGIRVFGPDATPPSTRPAMARGPRTPDARLLMPDESDRKLNNPFKSDARNKLVLNVDRGAMTSGELIFHAWGHQTGDLFELLEVAWTKPDIVFPHVHTLEEEGFYVLEGEFTLYVAEPEGITKQVGHPGDFIWGPRDYPHYYHISGEQGARVLTCFVPGGAGFLNFFLGIATEGRGADLSTLEKLQDFQDWTNKTSGQYFLGPDEWPGEFPTPVGGGTLS, encoded by the coding sequence ATGACGACCACTGAGCACAAGCCCGCAGTGACCAACGGGGCATTCAGAACCCCCTCCCCCGGCCGGGAGGTCAGATACAAGACCGGCGCCGATGCCGAGAAGGCCGCGTACGTCCTCGCGGAAGCTTCTCAGACCAACCAAAAGTTGAGTGTGGCGTTGCACGAATTGGAGCCGGGAGAAAAATCCGGAAACCACATGCACACGCTGGAGGACGAAGGGTTCTTCGTCCTGGAGGGCACCGTCACCTTCTTCATGCCTCACGACGACTTGGTGATCGAAGCCGGCCCGCGCGAGTTCGTCTGGCATCCGGTCGGCCGGGCCCACAGCTTCCAGGCCGGTGACCAGCCGGCGAAACTCCTCCAGTTCATCGTGCCGGGGAAAGACCTCGTTCCGGAATTCTTCGAAGCGGAGGCCGGAGTCGACACCAGTACTTCCGAACAGCTTTCAGCATTGGCGGAGAAGTCGTTCCGCGAGTTGGGAATACGGGTATTCGGTCCTGACGCCACGCCTCCGTCGACGAGGCCTGCGATGGCACGTGGGCCGCGTACACCCGACGCTCGCCTGCTGATGCCCGATGAATCAGATAGGAAATTGAACAACCCGTTCAAGTCCGACGCCCGCAACAAACTCGTGCTGAATGTCGATCGAGGCGCAATGACGAGCGGGGAACTGATCTTTCACGCGTGGGGCCATCAGACCGGCGACTTATTCGAGTTGTTGGAAGTGGCGTGGACGAAACCCGACATCGTTTTCCCCCATGTCCACACTCTGGAAGAGGAAGGTTTCTACGTCCTCGAAGGTGAGTTCACCCTGTACGTCGCCGAGCCGGAGGGAATCACGAAGCAAGTTGGTCATCCAGGTGACTTCATCTGGGGGCCAAGGGACTACCCCCACTACTACCACATTTCAGGAGAGCAAGGCGCGCGCGTTCTCACATGTTTCGTACCCGGAGGAGCGGGATTCTTGAACTTCTTCCTCGGCATTGCGACCGAAGGAAGAGGCGCTGACCTCTCGACGTTGGAGAAGCTCCAGGACTTCCAGGACTGGACCAACAAGACTTCCGGACAGTACTTCCTGGGCCCTGATGAGTGGCCGGGAGAGTTTCCGACGCCAGTCGGTGGTGGAACACTTTCCTGA
- a CDS encoding sugar phosphate isomerase/epimerase, protein MSKIDLIAGTWTTAGDADAGNAENDRSPHSFQERIEVAAKAGFTGVGVGYLDLLDAEEQYGFSTLKSVLADNGIEHLELEFLENWFLTDDRRPAADKVRADMLRAAEALGARHIKVGGDFTGGEFDADHMAAEFVKLSTDAANAGTTVVFEPMPFVNVKTPQQALEFIAKADHPAGGLLIDIWHVARAGVDFTTLAHIPAKYIFDVELDDAPLNFEGDIIADTFNGRRLPGEGELDVAGFVEAIRKTGYEGIYGVEILSAEYRKLPISEAVPAAYEATMKFLR, encoded by the coding sequence GTGAGCAAGATCGATCTGATCGCAGGCACATGGACCACAGCAGGCGACGCAGACGCCGGCAACGCGGAGAACGATCGCAGTCCGCATAGTTTCCAGGAGCGCATCGAGGTCGCCGCGAAGGCCGGATTCACTGGTGTCGGCGTCGGTTACCTGGACCTTCTCGACGCCGAGGAGCAGTACGGGTTCTCCACGCTGAAGTCCGTGCTCGCCGACAACGGCATCGAGCACCTCGAACTCGAGTTCCTGGAGAACTGGTTCCTCACCGACGATCGCCGCCCTGCCGCGGACAAGGTCCGCGCCGACATGCTGCGCGCTGCCGAGGCGCTCGGTGCCCGGCACATCAAAGTCGGGGGCGACTTCACCGGAGGTGAATTCGATGCGGACCACATGGCCGCCGAATTCGTAAAGCTGTCCACCGATGCTGCAAACGCCGGAACGACGGTGGTGTTCGAGCCGATGCCGTTCGTGAACGTCAAGACCCCGCAGCAGGCGCTCGAGTTCATCGCCAAGGCCGATCACCCGGCCGGTGGGCTGCTCATCGACATCTGGCACGTCGCCCGAGCCGGCGTCGACTTCACCACCCTGGCCCACATCCCGGCGAAGTACATCTTCGACGTCGAACTCGACGACGCGCCGCTGAACTTCGAGGGCGACATCATCGCCGACACCTTCAACGGCCGCCGGTTGCCCGGTGAGGGCGAACTCGACGTCGCCGGTTTCGTCGAGGCGATCCGCAAGACCGGATACGAGGGCATCTACGGCGTGGAGATCCTGTCCGCCGAGTACCGCAAGCTCCCCATCAGCGAAGCAGTGCCGGCGGCGTATGAAGCGACGATGAAGTTCCTCCGCTGA
- a CDS encoding IclR family transcriptional regulator, which translates to MKDRPTYAVTSVDHALKIVTMLQLEGELTVSVVAARLGVARSTAHRLLQMLVYRDFAVKDDNHVYRPGAVLELAAYSRPHASRLRAAAMIHLRRLVDLTEETANLAVRTNDLIRFIAAVECQQVLRVSSREGMVIPAHRTAAGLLLLAPLSSRELETMYPDGPETDSYGERPNLRMLRRDLQTIRRNGFAVNVGRFEKDVVAVGVPVRGSSGDPIACLTISMPKSRYIATSLPAFVTTLNAAAKALEADLSDHPSADDQPLNA; encoded by the coding sequence GTGAAGGACCGGCCGACGTATGCGGTCACCAGCGTCGACCACGCGCTTAAGATCGTCACGATGCTGCAGCTCGAGGGTGAGCTCACAGTGAGTGTGGTTGCCGCGCGACTTGGTGTCGCGCGCTCGACCGCGCATCGACTGCTCCAGATGCTGGTCTACCGCGACTTCGCCGTGAAGGACGACAACCACGTCTATCGGCCCGGTGCGGTACTCGAACTGGCGGCGTATTCCCGACCCCATGCAAGCCGTCTACGAGCAGCGGCGATGATCCACCTACGGCGGTTAGTCGACCTTACAGAGGAGACCGCGAACTTAGCGGTGCGAACGAATGACCTCATTCGATTCATCGCCGCTGTCGAGTGCCAACAGGTACTTCGCGTCAGCTCTCGAGAGGGGATGGTGATCCCTGCGCACCGCACTGCCGCTGGCCTCCTGCTTCTTGCCCCCCTCAGCTCACGCGAGTTGGAGACGATGTACCCAGACGGGCCGGAGACCGACTCCTATGGAGAGCGTCCAAATCTGCGTATGCTCCGGCGCGATCTGCAAACCATTCGTCGCAACGGCTTTGCAGTGAATGTGGGTAGATTCGAGAAAGACGTTGTGGCAGTGGGCGTGCCGGTTCGCGGTTCCAGTGGGGATCCGATCGCCTGCCTGACGATCTCCATGCCGAAATCCCGCTACATCGCTACATCTCTGCCTGCTTTCGTAACAACGTTGAACGCCGCCGCAAAGGCACTTGAAGCAGATCTCTCCGACCATCCTTCAGCCGACGACCAGCCACTGAACGCCTGA
- a CDS encoding IS6 family transposase gives MPSYKGHRYPVEIINHCVWLYFRFPLSFREVEELMLERGVAVSYETIRRWCAKFGQSYANQLRRRRARPGDKWHLDEVFIRINGTQHYLWRAVDQDGNVLDVLVQSRRNAKAAKRFFRKLLKGLRYVPRVIVTDKLASYQVAHREMLASVEHRRSKYLNNRAENSHQPTRQREHAMKRFKSPGHAQRFLSAFSGISPHFRPNRHRLSAPEWRTEMADRFAVWQHVAATDAAA, from the coding sequence ATGCCGTCGTACAAAGGCCACCGCTACCCGGTCGAGATCATCAACCACTGCGTGTGGTTGTACTTCCGGTTCCCGCTCAGCTTCCGTGAGGTCGAGGAACTCATGCTCGAACGTGGTGTCGCGGTCAGCTACGAGACGATTCGGCGGTGGTGCGCCAAGTTCGGGCAGTCCTACGCCAACCAGCTGCGCCGACGGCGGGCGCGGCCCGGTGACAAATGGCACCTCGACGAGGTATTCATCCGGATCAACGGCACGCAGCACTACCTGTGGCGGGCGGTCGACCAAGACGGCAACGTGCTCGACGTGCTGGTCCAGTCCCGCCGAAACGCGAAGGCAGCCAAGAGGTTCTTCCGCAAGCTGCTCAAGGGGCTGCGGTACGTGCCGCGGGTGATCGTCACCGACAAGCTCGCCAGCTACCAGGTGGCGCACCGCGAGATGCTGGCCTCGGTCGAGCATCGCCGGTCGAAGTATTTGAACAATCGAGCCGAGAACTCCCATCAACCCACCAGGCAGCGAGAACATGCGATGAAGCGCTTCAAATCACCCGGGCACGCGCAACGATTCCTGTCCGCCTTCTCGGGCATCTCACCGCATTTCCGGCCCAACCGGCACAGACTCTCGGCACCCGAATGGCGTACCGAGATGGCCGACCGTTTCGCGGTCTGGCAGCATGTCGCCGCGACCGACGCCGCCGCCTGA
- a CDS encoding mycofactocin-coupled SDR family oxidoreductase: MPEQEGKVAFISGIARGIGRATAVRLASEGADIIGLDIVEPIASQGGPASTPEDLEEAKRFVEKFGRRIIARKCDVRDLDAVTSVVDEGVAELGRLDVVVANAGILGNPGPVQEISAEEWNNVITNNLTGHFNTVRATVPHLIEGGRGGSISLVSSALALRAQPNLAPYIAAKMGVIGLMKTLALELGSHSIRVNCVHPTSTATPLLLNEYNYKAFRPDLDAPTLEDVEPIYRSLNVLPVPYVETEDIANGVAFLASDKARFITGLTLPVDAGSVLL; the protein is encoded by the coding sequence ATGCCCGAACAAGAAGGAAAAGTCGCTTTCATCTCCGGAATTGCCCGGGGCATCGGCCGCGCCACAGCTGTTCGACTTGCGTCCGAAGGGGCCGACATCATCGGCCTCGACATCGTCGAGCCGATCGCCTCGCAAGGAGGACCGGCTTCCACGCCTGAAGATCTCGAAGAAGCGAAGCGGTTCGTCGAGAAGTTCGGGCGCCGCATCATCGCCCGTAAGTGCGACGTGCGCGACCTGGACGCAGTCACTTCGGTGGTGGACGAAGGGGTGGCAGAACTCGGAAGACTCGACGTTGTCGTGGCGAATGCAGGAATTCTGGGAAATCCCGGACCCGTCCAGGAAATCTCCGCCGAAGAGTGGAACAATGTCATCACCAATAACTTGACGGGACATTTCAACACTGTTCGTGCCACGGTTCCGCACCTCATCGAGGGTGGACGTGGAGGCTCTATCTCGCTCGTGAGCTCGGCCCTCGCGCTACGTGCACAGCCCAATCTTGCACCATACATCGCAGCGAAAATGGGCGTTATCGGACTGATGAAGACGCTGGCCCTCGAACTCGGATCGCACTCGATCCGAGTTAACTGTGTTCACCCCACGTCCACAGCTACGCCGCTGCTCTTGAACGAATACAACTACAAAGCATTCCGCCCCGACCTCGACGCCCCAACGCTGGAAGACGTCGAACCCATTTACCGGTCGCTGAATGTCTTGCCGGTGCCGTACGTCGAAACCGAGGACATCGCCAACGGAGTTGCGTTCCTTGCTTCTGACAAAGCTCGTTTCATCACTGGACTCACATTGCCAGTCGATGCCGGATCTGTTCTTCTTTAA
- a CDS encoding SDR family NAD(P)-dependent oxidoreductase: MGRLAGKVAIISGGARGIGRAAAELFAEEGAKVVVGDVREPEGFEHADITFHPLDVTRLESWGSLVDSVISAHGRIDILVNNAGLVGSYEPIGKIDVDDWHNIIEVNQTGVFYGMRSVIPTMQAQHAGAIVNVSSIWGIVGAAGVSAYQASKAAVRMMSKNAALSYVDDGIRVNSLHPGLASTPMIAAQDDAITADVIAATPMKRAADPREIAYGALFLASDEASYITGIELPVDGGYTAP, encoded by the coding sequence ATGGGGCGATTGGCAGGCAAGGTAGCGATCATCAGCGGCGGGGCCCGCGGCATCGGCCGCGCCGCCGCGGAATTGTTCGCCGAAGAAGGGGCGAAGGTCGTGGTCGGCGACGTGCGCGAACCCGAGGGCTTCGAGCATGCCGACATCACCTTCCACCCGCTCGACGTCACCCGCCTCGAGAGTTGGGGGAGCCTCGTCGACTCGGTGATCTCCGCCCACGGGCGCATCGACATCCTGGTCAACAACGCCGGCCTGGTCGGCTCCTACGAACCGATCGGCAAGATCGACGTCGACGACTGGCACAACATCATCGAGGTCAATCAGACCGGCGTCTTCTACGGCATGCGATCGGTGATTCCGACGATGCAGGCCCAGCACGCCGGGGCGATCGTCAACGTCTCCTCGATCTGGGGCATCGTCGGCGCCGCCGGCGTCTCGGCCTACCAGGCGAGCAAGGCTGCGGTGCGGATGATGAGCAAGAACGCCGCACTGTCGTATGTCGACGACGGGATCCGGGTCAACTCCCTGCACCCGGGGCTGGCCAGCACCCCGATGATCGCGGCCCAGGACGACGCGATCACCGCCGATGTGATCGCGGCGACTCCGATGAAGCGCGCCGCCGATCCCCGCGAAATCGCCTACGGCGCACTGTTCCTCGCCAGCGACGAAGCCAGCTACATCACCGGGATCGAACTGCCGGTCGACGGCGGCTACACCGCACCGTGA
- a CDS encoding PepSY domain-containing protein, whose amino-acid sequence MSLPELERDTPVADTPVLAAPDSAPPRRFRPLILRLHFYAGILVAPFLLIATVSGGLYAVAPTIEQFVYSHSLHVDSTGPAVPVADQIRAAEQVRPDLTVAAVRPATDPGETTRVIFTDPSLGESERRAVFVDPATAHPVGEQVVYGSSGALPMRTWIDQLHRNLHLGEPGRLYSELAASWLWVIALGGVYLWAARSRTTGGARLWTLDRTARGRDRTLSWHGVAGIWIAVGLVFLSATGLTWSTYAGQHVSDVRSALSWTTPTITTTLGDISAAPAGEHAAHEGMTHAAAPAADITAANVGRIDAVLALARENGITGKVEAGIPSKPGTAFTVAQTRQPWVLSNNAIAIDGATGAVTDTSWFADWPLAAKLSAWGIQLHMGILFGLANQLALLALAVALVSVIVRGYILWWRRRPTRGTRRVGRPPVRGAWRRIHPAAAVAVAVAVAAVGWFIPLLGLSLLGFLLIDALLGGVNRARAGRRGRTTAETA is encoded by the coding sequence ATGTCCCTTCCAGAGCTCGAACGCGACACCCCCGTCGCGGACACCCCCGTGCTCGCGGCGCCGGATTCCGCACCGCCGCGCAGGTTCCGGCCGCTGATTCTGCGGTTGCACTTCTACGCGGGCATCCTGGTGGCCCCGTTTCTGCTGATCGCCACCGTCAGCGGCGGCCTCTACGCCGTCGCCCCGACCATCGAACAGTTCGTCTACTCGCACTCTCTGCATGTCGACTCGACCGGCCCAGCGGTGCCGGTGGCCGACCAGATCCGCGCCGCCGAGCAGGTCCGCCCCGACCTCACCGTGGCGGCGGTGCGCCCCGCCACCGACCCGGGTGAGACGACCCGGGTGATCTTCACCGACCCGTCGCTGGGGGAGTCCGAACGCCGCGCGGTGTTCGTCGACCCGGCCACCGCCCACCCGGTGGGCGAGCAGGTGGTCTACGGCAGCAGCGGGGCGCTGCCGATGCGCACCTGGATCGACCAGCTCCATCGGAACCTGCACCTCGGTGAGCCGGGCCGGCTCTACAGCGAGCTCGCCGCCTCCTGGCTGTGGGTGATCGCCCTCGGCGGGGTCTACCTGTGGGCGGCGCGCTCCCGCACCACCGGTGGTGCCCGGTTGTGGACCCTCGACCGCACCGCCCGCGGCCGTGATCGCACCCTGAGCTGGCACGGGGTGGCCGGGATCTGGATCGCCGTCGGGCTGGTGTTCCTCTCCGCGACCGGCCTGACCTGGTCCACCTACGCCGGCCAGCACGTCTCCGACGTGCGGTCCGCGTTGAGTTGGACGACCCCGACAATCACCACCACCCTCGGCGACATCTCCGCCGCACCGGCCGGGGAGCACGCCGCACACGAGGGCATGACGCATGCGGCCGCCCCCGCCGCGGACATCACCGCAGCCAACGTCGGGCGCATCGACGCCGTCCTGGCGCTCGCCCGCGAGAACGGCATCACCGGCAAGGTCGAGGCCGGCATCCCGTCCAAGCCGGGCACCGCGTTCACCGTCGCGCAGACCCGCCAGCCCTGGGTGCTGTCCAACAACGCCATCGCCATCGACGGAGCCACCGGCGCGGTCACGGACACGTCGTGGTTCGCGGACTGGCCACTGGCGGCGAAGCTGTCCGCCTGGGGAATCCAACTGCACATGGGCATCCTGTTCGGTCTGGCCAACCAGCTGGCGTTGCTCGCGCTGGCGGTCGCGTTGGTGTCGGTGATCGTCCGCGGCTACATCCTGTGGTGGCGGCGCCGCCCCACCCGAGGCACCCGCCGGGTGGGCCGCCCGCCGGTGCGCGGCGCCTGGCGGCGCATCCACCCGGCCGCGGCCGTGGCCGTCGCCGTGGCCGTCGCCGCGGTCGGCTGGTTCATCCCGCTCCTCGGCCTGAGCCTGCTCGGGTTCCTGCTGATCGACGCCCTGCTCGGCGGCGTCAACCGGGCGCGGGCCGGCCGCCGAGGAAGGACCACGGCCGAAACCGCGTGA
- a CDS encoding copper chaperone PCu(A)C, with protein MSHFHNRWSAGAVALSAGLLLAGCGGPDHDRSTATEADAVTVSDQWVKAADSGMSAAFAQLANTGSGAVRIVSVSSPASTRMELHEIAAGADGATVMREKPGGVTIPAGSTHPLAPGGDHLMLMDLTAPLTPGATTTFTLTFEDGSATTFDAQVRDFSGNQENYDPAGGHDTTPAAVTAPRHGG; from the coding sequence ATGTCTCACTTTCACAACCGCTGGTCCGCTGGCGCCGTCGCCCTGTCCGCCGGCCTGCTGCTGGCCGGATGCGGCGGCCCCGACCACGACCGATCCACCGCCACCGAGGCGGATGCGGTGACCGTGTCCGACCAGTGGGTCAAGGCCGCCGATTCCGGGATGAGCGCCGCGTTCGCGCAACTGGCCAACACCGGGAGCGGCGCGGTGCGGATCGTGTCCGTGTCCAGCCCGGCATCGACCCGGATGGAACTGCACGAGATCGCCGCCGGCGCGGACGGCGCCACCGTGATGCGGGAAAAGCCAGGCGGCGTGACCATCCCGGCGGGCAGCACCCACCCCCTCGCCCCCGGTGGCGACCACCTGATGCTGATGGACCTGACCGCACCACTGACCCCCGGCGCCACCACCACGTTCACCCTCACCTTCGAGGACGGCTCCGCCACCACCTTCGACGCCCAGGTGCGCGACTTCTCCGGCAACCAGGAGAACTACGATCCCGCCGGCGGCCACGACACCACCCCCGCCGCCGTGACCGCACCCCGGCACGGTGGCTGA
- a CDS encoding nuclear transport factor 2 family protein, producing MKQNEQIVTDFFRDMSAKGMQQAVKGYGTDDFTWWINGLGDLTDQIPKLSEAFAKHFDERQMLINPIRMISDGDFVAVEAKSGSRFRNGDAYENAISYWITFSGTKISSLHEYLDNVYGTEALAPILADVYSDAQAN from the coding sequence GTGAAGCAGAATGAGCAGATTGTTACAGACTTTTTCAGGGACATGTCTGCCAAAGGAATGCAGCAGGCTGTAAAGGGATACGGGACAGATGATTTCACCTGGTGGATCAACGGCCTGGGCGACCTCACAGATCAGATCCCGAAGCTGAGCGAAGCGTTCGCGAAGCACTTCGACGAGCGTCAGATGCTGATCAATCCGATCCGAATGATCAGCGATGGAGACTTCGTTGCAGTAGAGGCCAAGTCGGGTAGCCGGTTTCGCAACGGAGATGCGTACGAAAACGCAATCTCCTACTGGATCACATTCTCAGGAACCAAGATCTCGAGCTTGCATGAGTATCTCGACAATGTTTATGGCACCGAAGCGCTCGCTCCCATCTTGGCCGACGTCTACTCCGACGCGCAAGCCAACTGA
- a CDS encoding YcnI family protein has protein sequence MTRADDIPATKTSVSMPTSLVLLIAAACGIVVANLHYSQPLIGEISESLDLTAGSGAEQGGYSVLTFRVPTESETAGTVKLTVQLPSLKSARTEPMPGWTATIDRNADQATAVTWTADAGTLVGPDQFEQFELAAGPLPNQDTVSFPAAQTYSDGTVVNWEQPTPAGGSEPEYPAPTLTLAAASGSETGSEHGEFAHTSETTSTGTSDTLARWLGGIGLVLGAVGALAGIAAFARSRRS, from the coding sequence ATGACCAGAGCCGACGACATCCCGGCCACCAAGACATCTGTCTCGATGCCGACGTCGCTCGTGCTGCTCATCGCAGCGGCCTGCGGCATCGTCGTCGCCAATCTCCACTACTCCCAGCCATTGATCGGTGAGATCAGCGAATCACTCGACCTGACGGCAGGGTCGGGAGCCGAGCAGGGCGGCTATTCGGTGCTGACCTTCCGGGTCCCCACCGAATCCGAGACCGCAGGCACGGTCAAACTGACCGTGCAGCTGCCGTCGCTGAAGTCGGCGCGCACCGAACCGATGCCCGGCTGGACGGCCACCATCGACAGGAACGCCGATCAGGCCACCGCGGTGACCTGGACCGCCGATGCCGGCACCCTGGTCGGCCCCGACCAGTTCGAGCAATTCGAGCTGGCCGCGGGTCCGCTGCCGAACCAGGACACGGTGTCCTTCCCCGCGGCGCAGACCTACAGCGACGGCACCGTCGTCAACTGGGAGCAACCGACCCCCGCCGGGGGCAGCGAACCGGAGTACCCGGCACCGACCCTGACCCTGGCAGCGGCATCCGGCAGCGAGACGGGCAGCGAGCACGGGGAGTTCGCGCACACCTCGGAGACCACCTCCACCGGTACCTCGGACACGTTGGCCCGGTGGTTGGGCGGGATCGGTCTGGTCCTCGGTGCGGTCGGGGCGCTCGCGGGCATTGCGGCGTTCGCGCGATCCCGGCGCTCCTAA
- a CDS encoding SDR family oxidoreductase, whose translation MTILVLGGTGRVGTHLVRNLTSQNETVRVLVHNPDRAALVPDAAEVFVANILEDPNGARAAFGGVESVFMLNAATDHETVEGLLVLSMARAAGVKRFVYQSTHSLAHLHHIPHLGAKLAIEAALKSSGLDYTIISPNFFFQADEDCRYAMLQHGFYLNPVGDVGCWRVDVRDIAEAAAKVLTSDGHSGRNYALIGPENLTGPQCAEKWSRALGQPVRYEGDINVWEASMEPYLTSWMIEDVGAMFYEIGLHGMLGNVDELDTLTRLLGRPPRSYDDYIKESVVAWREPVS comes from the coding sequence ATGACAATCCTAGTTTTGGGCGGCACTGGCAGAGTGGGAACTCACCTGGTGAGGAATCTGACTTCGCAGAACGAAACAGTGCGCGTTCTCGTCCACAATCCCGACCGGGCCGCACTCGTTCCGGACGCCGCGGAGGTGTTCGTCGCGAACATCCTCGAGGACCCCAACGGTGCACGCGCCGCGTTCGGGGGTGTCGAGTCCGTGTTCATGCTGAACGCGGCGACGGACCACGAAACCGTTGAAGGGTTGCTGGTCCTCTCCATGGCAAGGGCAGCAGGGGTCAAACGCTTCGTCTATCAGTCGACGCACAGTCTGGCCCACCTGCACCACATCCCGCACCTGGGAGCCAAGCTTGCTATCGAAGCGGCGTTGAAGTCCTCGGGGCTCGATTACACGATCATCAGTCCGAACTTCTTCTTCCAGGCAGATGAGGATTGCCGTTACGCAATGCTCCAGCACGGCTTCTATCTCAATCCGGTTGGAGACGTCGGCTGTTGGAGGGTCGACGTGCGCGATATCGCTGAAGCAGCGGCGAAGGTCCTGACCTCCGACGGCCACAGTGGCAGGAACTACGCGCTCATAGGGCCCGAAAACCTGACGGGACCCCAGTGTGCCGAAAAGTGGAGCCGCGCCCTGGGTCAACCAGTTCGGTACGAAGGAGATATCAACGTGTGGGAGGCTTCGATGGAGCCGTACCTCACGAGCTGGATGATCGAGGATGTGGGCGCGATGTTCTATGAAATCGGACTGCACGGGATGCTCGGAAACGTCGATGAACTCGACACTCTCACCCGCCTGCTGGGTCGGCCCCCGCGCAGTTACGACGACTACATCAAGGAGAGCGTTGTGGCGTGGCGGGAACCAGTCTCTTAG